A window of Hevea brasiliensis isolate MT/VB/25A 57/8 chromosome 14, ASM3005281v1, whole genome shotgun sequence contains these coding sequences:
- the LOC110640986 gene encoding uncharacterized protein LOC110640986: protein MDLGRERSIGDGDSEEMDREPSGDTPLMGAPFYQSRFPGMVRQKAYIFDGFGNYFNKEWDLAEGRGNEFCWYHVELPKSNQKLSLSAQCLIDVLCPPLKLQDILALVSNGPYCTHVDGALVFRVNSPGPPSSDFTFRLAARVTENSVITVSLGRVPRLGFSPIGQSLLSEIPSVESPPSHEGEQKEHGGIVIKEHVLEFLLTMNHSEEADNPVPRSVSNLVVHIIDTHIDHLQDVVTKLEIELDSVEIELDKGGYTLKKQMLDDRRFPKMHLNLQRLLQVIAYGEQVFPRVKEKCSPKRWFSIEDINSLEELIGQLRRLKENAGFIANRITAIQASLDSWQSEQINRKLYYLSFLSIVFLPLSVITGVFGMNVGGVPWTGQKDPELQDGFRNVMFLCLVMLILLLLCFLFPSLYVRLAAWRRRWATRRSWSFNRKSFLYRTHGGEERGGYLRI from the exons ATGGATCTAGGTAGGGAACGTTCAATAGGAGATGGGGATTCAGAGGAGATGGACAGAGAACCTTCTGGGGACACTCCTCTTATGGGTGCCCCCTTCTATCAATCCCGTTTTCCAGGCATGGTGAGACAGAAAGCCTATATATTTGATGGTTTTGGAAATTATTTCAACAAAGAATGGGATCTTGCTGAAGGCAGAGGCAATGAATTCTGTTGGTACCATGTAGAACTTCCAAAAAGTAACCAGAAACTATCACTGTCAGCACAATGCCTCATTGATGTTCTTTGCCCTCCTTTGAAGCTCCAAGACATTTTGGCACTAGTTAGCAATGGACCATATTGTACTCATGTTGATGGGGCTCTTGTGTTTAGAGTTAATTCTCCTGGCCCTCCTTCTAGTGATTTTACGTTTAGATTAGCTGCTAGAGTTACTGAGAATTCAGTAATTACTGTCTCATTAGGTCGGGTTCCAAGATTGGGTTTCTCGCCAATAGGTCAGTCTCTACTCTCGGAGATTCCTAGTGTGGAGAGTCCCCCTTCCCATGAAGGGGAGCAAAAGGAACACGGTGGAATTGTGATTAAGGAGCATGTTCTTGAGTTCTTACTAACAATGAACCACTCTGAGGAGGCTGATAATCCTGTTCCAAGAAGCGTCTCAAATCTTGTTGTTCACATTATTGACACACATATTGATCACCTTCAAGATGTGGTGACTAAACTTGAGATAGAGCTAGATTCTGTGGAGATTGAACTTGACAAAG GTGGTTATACTTTGAAGAAACAAATGCTTGACGATAGAAGATTCCCTAAAATGCATCTTAATCTACAACGTCTACTGCAG GTGATTGCATATGGGGAGCAAGTATTTCCACGAGTAAAAGAAAAATGCTCGCCAAAAAGATGGTTTTCCATTGAAGACATTAATTCTCTAGAAGAGTTAATTGGACAGCTGAGAAGGCTAAAAGAGAATGCGGGGTTTATTGCAAATCGTATCACAGCAATTCAGGCCAGTCTGGATAGCTGGCAATCTGAGCAAATAAATAGGAAACTGTATTATCTTTCTTTCCTTTCAATTGTGTTCCTTCCACTGTCTGTGATCACTGGAG TGTTTGGCATGAATGTGGGAGGAGTTCCATGGACAGGGCAAAAGGACCCAGAGTTGCAAGATGGATTCCGTAATGTAATGTTCCTCTGTCTGGTAATGTTAATTCTCCTGCTGCTGTGTTTCCTTTTCCCTTCACTTTACGTACGTTTAGCTGCTTGGAGGAGGAGGTGGGCTACAAGAAGAAGCTGGTCCTTCAACAGGAAGTCATTTCTTTACAGAACCCATGGGGGTGAAGAAAGAGGTGGTTACCTTCGCATTTGA
- the LOC110640980 gene encoding heat shock 70 kDa protein, mitochondrial isoform X1, whose translation MSTAALIRSLRRRDVASAPISAYKCLTGNLKPSWAPSNLGFNWASLSRAFSAKPAGNDVIGIDLGTTNSCVAVMEGKNPKVIENSEGSRTTPSVVAFNQKGELLMGTPAKRQAVTNPTNTIFGTKRLIGRRFDDPQTQKEMKMVPYKIVRAPNGDAWVEANGQQYSPSQIGAFVLTKMKETAESYLGKTVTKAVITVPAYFNDAQRQATKDAGRIAGLDVQRIINEPTAAALSYGMNNKEGLIAVFDLGGGTFDVSILEISNGVFEVKATNGDTFLGGEDFDNALLEFLVSEFKRTEGIDLTKDRLALQRLREAAEKAKIELSSTTQTEINLPFITADASGAKHLNITLTRSKFESLVNHLIEKTRDPCKNCLKDAAITTKDVDEVLLVGGMTRVPKVQEVVAEIFGKSPSKGVNPDEAVAMGAAIQGGILRGDVKELLLLDVTPLSLGIETLGGIFTRLINRNTTIPTKKSQVFSTAADNQTQVGIKVLQGEREMASDNKLLGEFELVGIPPAPRGMPQIEVTFDIDANGIVTVSAKDKSTGKEQQITIRSSGGLSEDEIEKMVKEAEQFAQKDQERKALIDIKNSADTTIYSIEKSLNEYRDKIPAEVAKEIEDAVAELRKAMAGDNIDEIKSKLDAANKAVSKIGEHMSKGSGGDGASGGSQGGNQTPEAEYEEVKK comes from the exons ATGTCCACCGCAGCTCTCATACGCTCGTTGCGACGTCGTGACGTCGCCTCCGCCCCCATCTCTGCTTACAAGTGT TTAACTGGCAATTTGAAACCATCATGGGCCCCTTCTAACCTTGGTTTTAATTGGGCAAGTTTGTCAAGAGCTTTCAG TGCAAAACCGGCCGGCAACGATGTTATTGGTATTGACTTGGGTACAACTAATTCTTGTGTTGCTGTCATGGAGGGGAAG AATCCTAAAGTCATTGAAAATTCTGAAGGATCTAGGACCACCCCTTCAGTGGTTGCCTTCAACCAGAAGGGAGAGCTACTTATGGGTACTCCAGCAAAGCGGCAGGCTGTGACTAATCCAACCAACACAATTTTTGGAACTAAGCGATTGATTGGTAGGAGGTTCGATGATCCTCAGACCCAGAAAGAGATGAAAATGGTTCCATACAAGATAGTAAGGGCACCAAATGGAGATGCATGGGTTGAGGCCAATGGGCAGCAGTATTCCCCTAGCCAGATTGGTGCCTTCGTTTTGACCAAGATGAAAGAAACTGCAGAGTCTTACCTTGGAAAGACAGTTACAAAAGCTGTTATCACTGTACCAGCCTATTTCAATGATGCTCAAAGACAAGCAACAAAGGATGCTGGGAGAATTGCTGGCCTTGATGTGCAAAGAATCATTAATGAGCCCACTGCAGCTGCGCTTTCCTATGGTATGAACAACAAGGAGGGTCTAATAGCAGTTTTTGACCTTGGTGGTGGGACATTTGATGTTTCAATTTTAGAGATCTCTAATGGTGTTTTTGAG GTGAAAGCAACAAATGGCGACACATTCTTGGGAGGAGAGGACTTTGACAATGCACTGCTGGAGTTCTTAGTGAGTGAATTCAAGAGAACTGAGGGCATTGATCTAACAAAGGACAGGCTGGCTCTGCAGAGGCTTCGGGAAGCAGCTGAAAAGGCTAAGATAGAGCTCTCATCAACAACCCAGACTGAAATCAACTTGCCATTTATCACAGCTGATGCATCTGGTGCCAAACATCTAAACATTACTCTAACTAGATCCAAATTTGAAAGTTTGGTAAATCACTTGATTGAAAAGACGAGGGATCCGTGCAAGAACTGTTTGAAGGATGCTGCCATAACCACCAAGGATGTTGATGAGGTTCTCCTTGTTGGAGGAATGACCCGTGTGCCCAAGGTTCAAGAAGTTGTAGCAGAGATCTTTGGAAAGAGTCCGAGCAAAGGAGTAAATCCTGATGAAGCAGTTGCTATGGGAGCTGCAATCCAGGGTGGTATTCTTCGTGGAGATGTCAAAGAGCTGCTTCTTCTGGATGTCACTCCTCTATCCCTTGGTATCGAGACTCTTGGTGGGATATTCACAAGGTTGATCAACAGGAACACAACAATTCCTACTAAGAAGAGTCAG GTCTTCTCTACAGCAGCCGATAACCAGACGCAGGTTGGTATCAAGGTGCTCCAAGGTGAGCGTGAAATGGCATCCGACAACAAGCTTTTGGGAGAGTTTGAACTTGTGGGTATTCCACCAGCGCCAAGGGGTATGCCTCAGATTGAGGTGACATTTGATATTGATGCCAATGGTATTGTCACTGTTTCTGCCAAGGACAAGTCTACTGGAAAAGAACAACAGATCACCATCCGATCATCTGGTGGTCTTTCAGAAGATGAGATTGAGAAGATGGTCAAGGAGGCTGAGCAATTTGCTCAGAAAGATCAGGAAAGAAAGGCTTTGATTGACATCAAAAATAGTGCAGACACCACGATCTACAGCATtgagaagagtttgaatgagtatagGGACAAGATTCCTGCTGAAGTTGCCAAGGAGATTGAGGATGCTGTTGCAGAATTGAGGAAGGCAATGGCTGGAGATAATATTGATGAGATCAAATCCAAACTTGACGCTGCAAACAAAGCTGTGTCAAAGATTGGAGAGCACATGTCCAAGGGCAGTGGTGGGGATGGTGCATCTGGTGGTTCCCAGGGTGGCAACCAGACTCCCGAAGCAGAGTATGAGGAGGTGAAGAAGTGA
- the LOC110640980 gene encoding heat shock 70 kDa protein, mitochondrial isoform X2, giving the protein MEGKNPKVIENSEGSRTTPSVVAFNQKGELLMGTPAKRQAVTNPTNTIFGTKRLIGRRFDDPQTQKEMKMVPYKIVRAPNGDAWVEANGQQYSPSQIGAFVLTKMKETAESYLGKTVTKAVITVPAYFNDAQRQATKDAGRIAGLDVQRIINEPTAAALSYGMNNKEGLIAVFDLGGGTFDVSILEISNGVFEVKATNGDTFLGGEDFDNALLEFLVSEFKRTEGIDLTKDRLALQRLREAAEKAKIELSSTTQTEINLPFITADASGAKHLNITLTRSKFESLVNHLIEKTRDPCKNCLKDAAITTKDVDEVLLVGGMTRVPKVQEVVAEIFGKSPSKGVNPDEAVAMGAAIQGGILRGDVKELLLLDVTPLSLGIETLGGIFTRLINRNTTIPTKKSQVFSTAADNQTQVGIKVLQGEREMASDNKLLGEFELVGIPPAPRGMPQIEVTFDIDANGIVTVSAKDKSTGKEQQITIRSSGGLSEDEIEKMVKEAEQFAQKDQERKALIDIKNSADTTIYSIEKSLNEYRDKIPAEVAKEIEDAVAELRKAMAGDNIDEIKSKLDAANKAVSKIGEHMSKGSGGDGASGGSQGGNQTPEAEYEEVKK; this is encoded by the exons ATGGAGGGGAAG AATCCTAAAGTCATTGAAAATTCTGAAGGATCTAGGACCACCCCTTCAGTGGTTGCCTTCAACCAGAAGGGAGAGCTACTTATGGGTACTCCAGCAAAGCGGCAGGCTGTGACTAATCCAACCAACACAATTTTTGGAACTAAGCGATTGATTGGTAGGAGGTTCGATGATCCTCAGACCCAGAAAGAGATGAAAATGGTTCCATACAAGATAGTAAGGGCACCAAATGGAGATGCATGGGTTGAGGCCAATGGGCAGCAGTATTCCCCTAGCCAGATTGGTGCCTTCGTTTTGACCAAGATGAAAGAAACTGCAGAGTCTTACCTTGGAAAGACAGTTACAAAAGCTGTTATCACTGTACCAGCCTATTTCAATGATGCTCAAAGACAAGCAACAAAGGATGCTGGGAGAATTGCTGGCCTTGATGTGCAAAGAATCATTAATGAGCCCACTGCAGCTGCGCTTTCCTATGGTATGAACAACAAGGAGGGTCTAATAGCAGTTTTTGACCTTGGTGGTGGGACATTTGATGTTTCAATTTTAGAGATCTCTAATGGTGTTTTTGAG GTGAAAGCAACAAATGGCGACACATTCTTGGGAGGAGAGGACTTTGACAATGCACTGCTGGAGTTCTTAGTGAGTGAATTCAAGAGAACTGAGGGCATTGATCTAACAAAGGACAGGCTGGCTCTGCAGAGGCTTCGGGAAGCAGCTGAAAAGGCTAAGATAGAGCTCTCATCAACAACCCAGACTGAAATCAACTTGCCATTTATCACAGCTGATGCATCTGGTGCCAAACATCTAAACATTACTCTAACTAGATCCAAATTTGAAAGTTTGGTAAATCACTTGATTGAAAAGACGAGGGATCCGTGCAAGAACTGTTTGAAGGATGCTGCCATAACCACCAAGGATGTTGATGAGGTTCTCCTTGTTGGAGGAATGACCCGTGTGCCCAAGGTTCAAGAAGTTGTAGCAGAGATCTTTGGAAAGAGTCCGAGCAAAGGAGTAAATCCTGATGAAGCAGTTGCTATGGGAGCTGCAATCCAGGGTGGTATTCTTCGTGGAGATGTCAAAGAGCTGCTTCTTCTGGATGTCACTCCTCTATCCCTTGGTATCGAGACTCTTGGTGGGATATTCACAAGGTTGATCAACAGGAACACAACAATTCCTACTAAGAAGAGTCAG GTCTTCTCTACAGCAGCCGATAACCAGACGCAGGTTGGTATCAAGGTGCTCCAAGGTGAGCGTGAAATGGCATCCGACAACAAGCTTTTGGGAGAGTTTGAACTTGTGGGTATTCCACCAGCGCCAAGGGGTATGCCTCAGATTGAGGTGACATTTGATATTGATGCCAATGGTATTGTCACTGTTTCTGCCAAGGACAAGTCTACTGGAAAAGAACAACAGATCACCATCCGATCATCTGGTGGTCTTTCAGAAGATGAGATTGAGAAGATGGTCAAGGAGGCTGAGCAATTTGCTCAGAAAGATCAGGAAAGAAAGGCTTTGATTGACATCAAAAATAGTGCAGACACCACGATCTACAGCATtgagaagagtttgaatgagtatagGGACAAGATTCCTGCTGAAGTTGCCAAGGAGATTGAGGATGCTGTTGCAGAATTGAGGAAGGCAATGGCTGGAGATAATATTGATGAGATCAAATCCAAACTTGACGCTGCAAACAAAGCTGTGTCAAAGATTGGAGAGCACATGTCCAAGGGCAGTGGTGGGGATGGTGCATCTGGTGGTTCCCAGGGTGGCAACCAGACTCCCGAAGCAGAGTATGAGGAGGTGAAGAAGTGA